In Hyphomicrobiaceae bacterium, one DNA window encodes the following:
- a CDS encoding polymer-forming cytoskeletal protein, translating into MFTAWKNETAFDLAPKPAAPAASAPTQVVTSHKVDEVGKADAPKDAYSIINEWLTMRGELESDGDILVKGRVDGNLRCRMLIIDKGARVEGTIEAQDVVVRGCVRGTIRTRRIFLEKTAVVDCDIFQESFGAEEGAQVRGTLRRSEDEAKATIVPVRRTAALATVAEKSVTELFRDANKVSQASAKPSSTLYNMLNTARVANGTARGA; encoded by the coding sequence ATGTTCACAGCCTGGAAGAACGAGACCGCTTTCGATCTCGCACCGAAGCCCGCGGCCCCTGCAGCGAGTGCCCCCACGCAAGTCGTTACATCGCACAAGGTCGATGAAGTTGGCAAAGCCGATGCCCCCAAGGATGCCTATTCGATTATCAACGAATGGCTGACCATGCGTGGCGAGCTGGAAAGCGATGGCGACATTCTTGTGAAGGGTCGTGTCGACGGAAATCTGCGCTGCCGAATGCTGATCATCGACAAAGGCGCCCGCGTCGAAGGCACGATTGAGGCGCAGGACGTCGTTGTGCGCGGTTGCGTGCGCGGCACTATCCGTACCAGGCGCATATTTTTGGAGAAGACCGCTGTCGTTGATTGCGACATCTTCCAAGAGAGTTTTGGGGCGGAAGAAGGCGCTCAAGTCAGGGGAACTTTGCGTCGCTCAGAAGATGAGGCTAAAGCGACAATCGTGCCGGTGAGACGTACGGCCGCTCTCGCCACTGTTGCGGAAAAGAGCGTGACAGAGCTTTTCCGCGACGCCAACAAAGTATCGCAGGCGAGTGCCAAACCATCGAGCACTCTTTACAACATGCTCAATACCGCGCGCGTGGCGAACGGTACTGCGCGCGGCGCTTAA
- a CDS encoding class I adenylate-forming enzyme family protein, whose protein sequence is MTIAYPAQLNLAQYCLANAVAQTPDKDALVVVRDAATGEPHERWTFAELEDCVLRVAAGLQDAGLKQGQRLLIRLDNTSTFPILFLGAIAAGIVAVPASSQLTAEEASFLLSDCEANGVALAPHLPRGDIPKDIQVLGEEEVRAMMHFERRAAYAKTAANDPAYLLYTSGTTARPKGVVHAHRVGPGRSPTYQSWYAITRDDRMLHAGAFNWTYTLGTGLIDPWANGATSIIFDGEKRPEVWPRLIRQTRATLFAAVPSLIRQILKYAPPGHIDLGHLRHALIAGEKPPEDLFDAWRERTGLELYEALGMSEISTYISTSPRVPRRPGTAGKPQSGRRIAILPVDEGETPLPAGQEGLIAVHCSDPGLMLGYWKRPDEEAEVFRGEWFLGGDLGIMDQDGYVTHTGRANDIMKALGYRVSPQEVEAALALCPGVAEVACTEVQVRADVSVIGAFIVIKPGATLDADTVKAFAAVHLAGYKCPREVEFVDALPRTANGKIKRNALCAMRAHVPAV, encoded by the coding sequence ATGACCATCGCTTATCCGGCCCAACTCAATCTAGCCCAATACTGCCTGGCCAATGCGGTTGCCCAGACGCCCGACAAGGACGCTCTTGTCGTCGTTCGCGATGCCGCAACCGGCGAGCCGCATGAGAGATGGACGTTCGCAGAACTTGAAGACTGCGTATTGCGCGTTGCTGCTGGCTTGCAGGATGCCGGCTTAAAGCAAGGCCAGAGGCTCCTCATCCGGCTCGACAATACCAGCACGTTTCCAATCTTATTCCTGGGCGCCATCGCTGCTGGAATTGTCGCCGTGCCAGCCTCCAGCCAGCTGACCGCGGAGGAAGCTTCCTTCCTGCTGTCGGATTGCGAGGCCAATGGGGTTGCGCTTGCGCCGCACCTTCCACGCGGGGACATTCCCAAAGATATTCAGGTGCTCGGCGAAGAAGAAGTGCGCGCGATGATGCACTTTGAAAGACGCGCCGCCTATGCCAAAACCGCTGCCAACGATCCGGCCTATTTGCTCTACACATCGGGCACTACCGCGCGCCCTAAAGGCGTGGTCCATGCACACCGCGTCGGCCCGGGACGCTCGCCGACCTACCAGAGCTGGTATGCCATCACGCGCGATGACCGAATGCTCCATGCCGGCGCCTTCAACTGGACCTACACTTTGGGCACGGGCCTCATCGACCCCTGGGCCAATGGCGCAACGTCAATCATTTTTGACGGCGAGAAGCGTCCGGAGGTGTGGCCCAGGCTAATACGCCAGACACGCGCCACGCTGTTTGCCGCGGTTCCAAGCCTGATCCGTCAGATCCTCAAGTATGCGCCACCGGGCCACATCGATCTTGGCCACCTACGCCATGCCCTGATTGCCGGGGAGAAACCTCCCGAAGATCTGTTTGACGCTTGGCGCGAGCGCACCGGACTTGAACTCTACGAAGCGCTCGGGATGAGCGAGATCTCGACCTACATCTCCACCAGTCCTCGCGTCCCGCGACGGCCCGGCACAGCGGGAAAACCGCAATCCGGGCGACGGATCGCGATACTCCCAGTCGACGAAGGCGAAACGCCTTTGCCTGCCGGCCAGGAAGGCCTCATTGCGGTTCATTGTTCCGACCCCGGCCTCATGCTCGGCTACTGGAAGAGGCCCGACGAGGAAGCGGAAGTGTTTCGCGGCGAGTGGTTTCTCGGTGGCGACCTCGGCATCATGGATCAAGATGGCTACGTCACCCACACCGGCCGCGCCAACGACATCATGAAGGCGCTCGGCTACCGCGTTTCTCCGCAAGAGGTGGAAGCCGCGTTAGCTTTATGTCCAGGGGTGGCGGAAGTCGCTTGCACCGAGGTCCAAGTGCGCGCCGACGTTTCCGTCATCGGGGCCTTCATCGTCATTAAGCCGGGCGCGACTCTTGACGCCGACACTGTCAAGGCGTTCGCCGCCGTCCACCTCGCGGGATATAAGTGCCCGCGCGAAGTCGAATTCGTAGATGCGTTGCCACGCACCGCCAACGGCAAAATCAAGCGCAACGCGTTGTGTGCGATGCGGGCACATGTGCCAGCGGTCTGA
- a CDS encoding extracellular solute-binding protein codes for MHGTPKLAAGFDHLPYVNPDAPKGGRIRLGNLGSFDSVNPLIIKGEQAAGVREFSIETLMARDLDEPFTLHGLLAESIDIADDRKSVVFAMNPKARFSDRSPVTVDDVLFSFEMLKTKGRLNHRTYFAKVVSAERLSDTQVRFTFADASDRELPLILGLMPVFSKAATNPDTFEQTTMTPLVGSGPYTITKIDPGRSLTYTRDSDYWAKDEPVSRGRFNFDEIQFDYYRESTAMFEAFKSGLIDLRLEEDPSNWAGSYEFAAVRDGRIIKAAFDIGLPAGMTALAFNTRRDVFKNPKVRQALIMLFDFEWINRTLYNGLYKRTESYFERSYLSSAGKPADATERSLLAPYEARVKPEIMAGTYKFAESDGSGQNRANQRLAFDLLKEAGYELQGGKLVDKATGKPLRFEILAHNQVQETLLSAYARSLAPLGINARVRVIDSAQYQRRLNAYDYDMIQTTWASSLSPGNEQLFRWSSANAIAPATWNYAGVQNDAVDAMIAALLAAESEDTFVSSVRSLDRVLLSGDYVVPMFYVPNQWVAHWARLKHPDKTPLFGYALDTWWIEEKK; via the coding sequence ATGCACGGCACACCCAAACTTGCGGCGGGCTTTGATCATTTGCCCTACGTGAACCCGGACGCGCCAAAGGGCGGACGGATCAGACTGGGCAACCTGGGAAGTTTTGACAGCGTCAATCCCCTCATCATCAAGGGCGAGCAGGCCGCCGGTGTGCGCGAATTCAGCATTGAGACGCTCATGGCCCGCGACCTCGACGAGCCATTCACCCTTCACGGTCTACTCGCAGAGAGCATCGACATCGCCGATGACCGCAAGAGCGTGGTTTTCGCCATGAACCCCAAGGCGCGGTTTTCCGATCGCTCGCCTGTCACCGTCGATGATGTGTTGTTTTCGTTCGAGATGTTGAAAACCAAAGGCAGGTTGAACCACCGTACCTATTTCGCCAAGGTCGTCTCGGCAGAGCGGCTCTCCGATACCCAGGTCCGCTTCACGTTCGCCGACGCCAGCGATCGCGAGTTGCCCCTCATCCTGGGACTGATGCCCGTCTTCTCAAAGGCTGCGACGAACCCTGATACTTTCGAGCAGACGACCATGACGCCGCTGGTCGGGTCAGGTCCCTATACCATCACGAAGATCGATCCTGGCCGCTCACTCACCTACACGCGCGATTCCGACTATTGGGCCAAGGACGAACCTGTCAGCCGAGGCCGCTTCAACTTCGATGAGATCCAATTCGATTACTACCGAGAATCCACCGCGATGTTCGAAGCCTTCAAGAGCGGCTTGATCGACTTGAGGCTGGAGGAAGATCCTTCCAACTGGGCAGGCAGCTATGAATTTGCAGCCGTGCGCGATGGCCGGATTATCAAGGCGGCCTTCGACATCGGCTTGCCTGCGGGCATGACGGCGCTGGCCTTCAACACGCGCCGCGATGTTTTCAAGAACCCGAAGGTACGGCAGGCGCTCATAATGCTGTTTGACTTCGAGTGGATCAATCGCACGCTTTACAATGGCCTCTATAAGCGAACGGAGAGCTACTTCGAGAGATCTTACCTTTCGAGTGCAGGCAAGCCCGCCGACGCGACTGAAAGATCACTGCTCGCACCCTACGAAGCACGGGTGAAACCGGAAATCATGGCCGGCACTTACAAGTTCGCCGAAAGCGATGGATCCGGCCAGAACCGGGCCAACCAGCGCCTCGCCTTCGACCTGCTGAAGGAGGCGGGCTATGAACTGCAGGGCGGCAAGCTGGTGGACAAAGCGACGGGCAAGCCTCTGCGCTTTGAAATCCTTGCACACAACCAGGTCCAGGAAACCCTCCTGTCGGCCTATGCGCGAAGTCTCGCGCCCCTCGGAATCAACGCGCGCGTGCGCGTGATCGACAGCGCGCAATATCAGCGCCGCTTGAACGCCTACGACTACGATATGATCCAGACCACTTGGGCGTCCTCCCTGTCTCCGGGAAATGAGCAGCTCTTCCGCTGGTCCTCAGCCAATGCGATCGCGCCTGCGACCTGGAACTACGCGGGAGTGCAGAACGACGCGGTCGATGCCATGATCGCGGCACTCCTGGCAGCCGAAAGTGAAGACACGTTCGTTTCGTCCGTGCGCTCCCTCGACCGCGTGCTTCTGTCTGGCGACTACGTCGTTCCGATGTTCTATGTTCCCAATCAGTGGGTCGCCCACTGGGCCCGCCTTAAGCATCCAGACAAGACACCGCTATTCGGCTATGCGCTCGATACCTGGTGGATAGAAGAAAAAAAATGA
- a CDS encoding invasion associated locus B family protein, which produces MTNAVLRIGGALALAALVSTSPTLAQDQKAAPAAKPAATKPAAKPAAKPATAAAKPSTKAGATVGGPEAAAAAEGNKSAWVKLCEKAPLVKKDKDGKEVKEEKNLCLTHHERLDGNTGMVLVSAAIREVEGQEKKSLMVMVPLGMAIPPGIRAAVYTKEQWGAVSKNEKVDDKLLKPVELKFSLCHPAGCTAETEATADIIEQMKTGGGMMVVAMNANAQPIGFPVPLDGFSDAYAGPPIDNKAYADARSQLMKQIRERQAQLADQYRKDQEEKAAAMRNLPGANTTGGDAPATTGSTAKPAAKK; this is translated from the coding sequence ATGACAAACGCTGTTTTGCGCATCGGGGGGGCTTTGGCCCTTGCAGCACTTGTTTCAACGTCACCGACCCTTGCCCAAGATCAGAAGGCGGCGCCCGCTGCCAAGCCGGCGGCGACCAAGCCTGCCGCAAAGCCCGCGGCCAAGCCTGCGACGGCTGCCGCCAAGCCGTCAACAAAGGCTGGCGCGACGGTTGGCGGTCCAGAAGCCGCTGCTGCTGCCGAGGGTAACAAGAGCGCCTGGGTGAAGCTCTGTGAGAAGGCTCCGCTGGTCAAGAAGGATAAGGACGGCAAAGAAGTTAAGGAAGAAAAGAACCTCTGCCTGACCCACCATGAGCGTCTCGACGGCAATACCGGCATGGTTCTCGTCTCCGCCGCGATCCGTGAGGTCGAAGGCCAGGAGAAGAAGTCTCTGATGGTAATGGTGCCGCTGGGCATGGCTATTCCGCCAGGTATCCGCGCTGCGGTCTACACGAAGGAGCAGTGGGGCGCTGTTTCCAAGAACGAAAAAGTTGACGACAAACTGCTTAAGCCCGTCGAGCTGAAGTTCTCGCTCTGCCATCCGGCAGGCTGCACTGCAGAAACTGAAGCCACTGCCGATATCATCGAACAGATGAAGACCGGTGGCGGCATGATGGTCGTCGCGATGAACGCGAATGCTCAGCCGATCGGCTTCCCTGTTCCGCTTGATGGCTTCTCCGACGCTTACGCCGGCCCTCCCATCGACAACAAGGCATACGCCGATGCTCGCAGCCAGCTGATGAAGCAGATCCGCGAGCGTCAGGCTCAGCTTGCAGACCAGTATCGTAAGGATCAGGAAGAGAAGGCGGCTGCGATGCGCAATCTGCCGGGCGCAAACACGACCGGCGGTGACGCTCCTGCAACGACGGGTTCCACCGCTAAGCCCGCTGCCAAGAAGTAG
- the hspQ gene encoding heat shock protein HspQ, with protein sequence MPAIKQAKFSVGDVVRHRFFPFRGLIFDIDPVFANTEEWWLAIPAEIRPRKDQPYYHIYAENSETVYVAYVSEQNLLPDESAEPLRHPDIPDQFIRDAEGRYRTREKAH encoded by the coding sequence ATGCCGGCGATTAAACAAGCAAAATTCTCGGTCGGCGATGTCGTGCGCCACCGCTTCTTTCCGTTCCGTGGACTGATCTTCGACATCGACCCCGTTTTTGCCAACACGGAGGAATGGTGGTTGGCCATTCCTGCCGAGATCAGGCCGCGCAAGGATCAGCCCTATTATCATATCTATGCTGAGAACTCGGAGACGGTATACGTCGCCTACGTTTCGGAGCAAAACCTCCTGCCCGACGAATCTGCCGAGCCCTTACGCCACCCTGATATTCCCGACCAATTCATCCGTGACGCTGAGGGACGCTATCGGACGCGCGAGAAGGCCCATTAG
- a CDS encoding DUF2865 domain-containing protein, giving the protein MSANELQSPQDDGKPGMIRRGHVTLRRRAAPVGLGVVGSLAIGIVALAGALAPAHAQSWWPFGGNDEPARPVPREPVYRQPPPAPAPQAQPQPGPDGTNWATRNPICLQLEQRLVQEGQKGSQSRDALAQVEAERNQVDRAFNVGASKLDANCYETFLFTRSFRNTPQCKELAKQVEVSKRRLAELEAQRQDLASGRSYQDDIIRELARNNCGANYADQARRRDNSGMWSEEGEISTNNWTPYGSTGETYRTVCVRLCDGYYFPVSFSTLPSHFAQDAEVCSSKCAAPAQLYYYRNPGGTMDQAVALQTSDPYTKLKSAFRYRKEYVNGCSCKEAEFVPTTTAADQKAETGKSQPITTGSTTAAPPPAAPPSNQEGAQSSGWEAQSIPPSEGD; this is encoded by the coding sequence TTGAGCGCCAACGAACTGCAATCGCCGCAAGATGATGGGAAGCCGGGCATGATCCGGCGCGGGCATGTGACCCTGCGCCGTCGCGCCGCTCCCGTCGGCCTTGGCGTCGTAGGTTCGCTGGCGATTGGCATCGTAGCGCTCGCAGGTGCGCTTGCGCCTGCCCATGCGCAAAGCTGGTGGCCTTTCGGTGGCAACGATGAGCCGGCCCGTCCAGTTCCGCGTGAGCCAGTCTATCGCCAGCCGCCGCCTGCTCCAGCGCCCCAGGCCCAGCCTCAACCAGGGCCCGATGGAACCAATTGGGCGACAAGGAACCCGATTTGTCTCCAGCTCGAGCAGCGCCTCGTTCAAGAAGGCCAGAAGGGCAGCCAGTCGCGTGATGCGCTTGCGCAGGTCGAGGCTGAGCGCAATCAGGTCGATCGGGCCTTCAATGTCGGCGCCAGCAAACTTGACGCCAATTGTTACGAGACGTTCCTATTCACCCGCTCGTTCCGCAACACGCCCCAGTGTAAGGAGCTCGCCAAGCAGGTCGAGGTTTCAAAACGCCGTCTGGCGGAGCTTGAAGCCCAGCGTCAAGATCTGGCCTCCGGCCGCAGCTATCAGGACGACATTATCCGCGAGCTTGCCCGCAACAATTGCGGCGCCAATTACGCCGACCAGGCACGCCGCCGCGACAACAGCGGTATGTGGAGCGAGGAAGGCGAGATCAGCACCAACAACTGGACGCCCTATGGCTCAACGGGAGAAACCTATCGAACGGTCTGCGTGCGTCTGTGCGACGGCTACTATTTTCCAGTTAGCTTCTCCACGCTGCCGAGCCACTTTGCGCAGGATGCGGAGGTTTGCTCGTCGAAGTGCGCCGCGCCCGCGCAGCTCTATTACTACCGTAATCCCGGCGGCACCATGGATCAGGCTGTTGCGCTCCAAACCAGCGACCCCTACACGAAGCTGAAGTCGGCATTTCGCTATCGCAAGGAATACGTTAACGGTTGCTCGTGCAAGGAAGCCGAGTTCGTCCCGACCACGACGGCGGCCGATCAGAAGGCCGAAACCGGAAAGTCCCAGCCGATTACCACCGGCTCAACTACGGCTGCACCGCCCCCAGCAGCGCCCCCCTCGAACCAGGAGGGTGCGCAGTCCTCAGGCTGGGAAGCACAGTCCATTCCCCCATCGGAGGGCGATTGA
- the cysS gene encoding cysteine--tRNA ligase, whose protein sequence is MVLRLYNTLTRQKGEFRPIDPDNVRMYVCGPTVYDYAHIGNARPVIVFDVLFRLLRHIYGPEHVTYVRNITDVDDKINARAAERYPDLAPEIAIRKLTEETAAQFHKDIAALGVLPPTVEPRATEHIIEMVELCDALVKNGHAYVAADHVLFDVSSMPDYGRLSNRSLEEMEAGARVEVAPYKKGPMDFVLWKPSKPGEPAWPSPAGIKVPGRPGWHIECSAMSWKHLGKVFDIHGGGIDLTFPHHENEIAQSRCAHGTHVMANVWMHNGFLQVEGEKMSKSLGNFITIHELLGDGWPGEVLRLNMLRTHYRQPIDWTKKGLEESARILDVWKPAIDASTDTVPAPSVIEVLSDDLNTPAAIAELHKLANAGGSTLGDTLRFLGFSGETLRAKAEKQAEVAGAMADRVAPLIAARLDARKRKDFAESDRIRDELAAMGVALKDSKDPKTGEIVTTWEVAR, encoded by the coding sequence GTGGTTTTGAGGCTCTACAACACGTTGACGCGCCAGAAGGGTGAGTTCCGGCCCATCGATCCCGATAACGTGCGCATGTACGTCTGCGGTCCTACCGTTTACGACTACGCCCACATCGGAAACGCGCGCCCTGTGATCGTGTTTGACGTGCTGTTCCGTCTGTTGCGACACATCTACGGCCCCGAACACGTTACCTACGTGCGCAACATCACCGACGTGGACGACAAGATCAACGCGCGGGCGGCCGAGCGCTATCCCGATCTTGCCCCTGAAATCGCCATCCGAAAATTGACCGAGGAGACGGCGGCGCAATTCCACAAGGACATCGCCGCTCTTGGTGTGCTCCCGCCGACCGTTGAACCGCGCGCGACCGAGCACATCATCGAAATGGTCGAGCTGTGCGACGCACTGGTGAAGAACGGCCATGCGTATGTCGCTGCCGACCATGTGCTGTTTGATGTTTCCTCCATGCCAGACTACGGCCGACTGTCGAACCGCTCGCTGGAGGAGATGGAGGCAGGCGCACGGGTCGAGGTGGCTCCCTACAAGAAAGGCCCGATGGACTTCGTGCTGTGGAAGCCGTCGAAGCCCGGCGAACCGGCGTGGCCTTCACCGGCAGGTATCAAGGTGCCGGGGCGTCCCGGCTGGCACATCGAATGCTCGGCGATGTCTTGGAAGCACTTGGGCAAGGTGTTCGATATTCACGGCGGCGGCATCGACCTGACCTTCCCGCACCATGAAAACGAAATCGCACAGTCGCGCTGCGCGCACGGCACGCACGTGATGGCAAACGTGTGGATGCACAACGGCTTCCTGCAGGTGGAAGGCGAGAAGATGTCCAAGTCGCTCGGCAACTTCATCACTATTCATGAGTTGCTTGGAGACGGATGGCCCGGAGAGGTGCTGCGCTTGAACATGCTGCGCACGCACTATCGTCAGCCTATCGACTGGACCAAGAAGGGCCTGGAAGAGAGTGCCCGTATCCTTGATGTCTGGAAACCTGCAATCGACGCAAGCACTGACACGGTTCCCGCCCCCTCTGTGATTGAAGTCTTGAGCGATGACCTCAATACACCCGCCGCGATTGCAGAGCTTCACAAGTTGGCCAATGCAGGGGGATCGACGCTCGGCGATACGCTGCGCTTCCTTGGGTTTTCTGGGGAAACGTTACGCGCAAAGGCCGAAAAGCAGGCGGAAGTCGCGGGCGCTATGGCCGACCGCGTGGCCCCGCTGATCGCAGCACGTCTCGACGCGCGCAAGCGCAAGGACTTTGCCGAAAGTGACCGTATTCGCGATGAACTTGCCGCCATGGGCGTCGCGCTGAAGGATTCGAAGGACCCCAAGACCGGCGAGATCGTCACGACATGGGAGGTTGCGCGGTGA
- a CDS encoding GNAT family N-acetyltransferase: protein MTDYPLRPFLPADTMALRDLFAQSIEELTQDDYDEDQRLAWISLAEDAAAFGRRLAGATTLVIHVEGEYLGFASLKDNKVLDMLYVHPHHAGEGVATALCDALEKIAAARGAEAIATDASETAILFFEGRGYAPVRRNSVPVGDLWLTNTTMTKPLKAQDAPKSKAH from the coding sequence ATGACAGACTATCCCCTTCGCCCGTTTCTACCCGCCGACACCATGGCGTTGCGTGATCTGTTCGCTCAATCGATCGAGGAGTTGACGCAGGACGACTACGACGAGGATCAGCGGCTCGCTTGGATTTCGCTCGCCGAGGATGCCGCCGCATTCGGCAGGAGGCTTGCGGGCGCCACGACGCTCGTCATTCATGTCGAAGGTGAATACCTCGGATTTGCTTCGCTGAAGGACAACAAGGTGCTGGACATGCTGTACGTCCATCCCCACCACGCAGGTGAGGGTGTGGCGACCGCCCTGTGCGACGCCCTCGAAAAGATCGCGGCGGCGCGCGGGGCCGAGGCCATTGCCACCGATGCGAGCGAGACGGCGATCTTATTTTTCGAGGGTCGCGGCTATGCGCCGGTGCGGCGAAACTCGGTTCCGGTCGGAGACTTATGGCTGACCAACACGACCATGACCAAGCCCCTCAAGGCGCAAGATGCACCCAAGTCCAAGGCGCACTGA
- the cimA gene encoding citramalate synthase codes for MSKDRLYLFDTTLRDGAQTTGVDFSIADKRRIITVLDDLGLDYIEGGYPGSNPTDTELFSQAPKLQSARFTAFGMTKRAGRSVSNDPGLQATLQAKSDSICLVAKSWDYHVRVALGISNEENLESVAQSVEAIRETQREAMIDCEHFFDGYKGNRDYALAVAKTAYEAGARWIVLCDTNGGTLPHEVERIVTDVTRHVPGANLGIHTHNDTENAVANTLMAVRAGCRQIQGTLNGLGERCGNANMTSIIPTLLLKSEFADAFETRVTPERLRVLTHASRVLDEILNAAPNRHAPYVGESAFATKAGIHASALLKDPQTYEHVAPESVGNERRILVSKQGGRSSILSSLDKLGITADKDDPKIAALLEEVRLREDQGYAYEAAEASFELLARRMLETVPRYFSVENFRVMVERRHNAVGKLVTVSEATVKVSIAGESQPLWSVGEGNGPVNALDTALRRDLGRYQKHIENVELVDYKVRILTQTGAHGTQAVTRVLVESHDTETGERWTTVGVSPNIIDASFEALLDSINFKLLKDKAEVV; via the coding sequence ATGTCGAAGGACCGCCTCTACCTGTTCGATACAACTCTGCGCGACGGTGCGCAGACTACGGGGGTCGATTTCTCGATTGCCGACAAGCGGCGCATTATCACCGTGCTTGACGATCTGGGTCTCGATTACATCGAGGGCGGCTATCCGGGGTCCAATCCTACGGACACCGAACTGTTCTCGCAGGCGCCCAAACTCCAGTCGGCGCGGTTCACCGCCTTTGGCATGACCAAGCGGGCAGGGCGATCCGTCTCCAACGATCCTGGCTTGCAGGCAACGTTGCAGGCCAAGTCGGACAGCATCTGTCTCGTCGCCAAGTCGTGGGATTATCACGTGCGCGTGGCGCTAGGCATTTCCAACGAGGAAAACCTCGAAAGCGTCGCGCAATCGGTTGAGGCCATTCGCGAGACGCAGCGCGAGGCAATGATCGACTGCGAGCATTTCTTCGACGGCTACAAGGGCAATCGCGACTACGCGCTGGCTGTTGCCAAGACGGCATACGAAGCAGGCGCGCGCTGGATCGTTCTGTGCGACACCAACGGTGGCACGCTGCCTCACGAGGTGGAACGCATCGTTACCGATGTGACCAGGCACGTGCCGGGTGCGAACCTGGGCATCCACACTCATAACGATACCGAGAACGCCGTCGCCAACACATTGATGGCGGTACGCGCTGGATGCCGTCAGATCCAGGGAACGTTGAACGGTCTTGGAGAGCGTTGCGGCAACGCCAACATGACCTCCATCATCCCGACGTTGCTGCTGAAGAGCGAATTCGCGGACGCTTTCGAAACGCGCGTCACGCCTGAGCGCCTGCGCGTGCTAACTCATGCAAGCCGGGTCCTGGACGAAATTCTCAATGCCGCGCCCAATCGCCATGCGCCTTATGTCGGCGAAAGCGCGTTCGCGACAAAAGCGGGAATTCACGCGTCGGCGTTGCTCAAGGATCCGCAAACCTATGAGCACGTCGCCCCCGAAAGCGTCGGCAACGAGCGCCGCATCCTTGTGTCCAAACAGGGCGGGCGCTCCTCCATCCTATCGTCACTCGATAAACTCGGCATCACAGCCGACAAGGACGATCCAAAGATCGCCGCACTTCTGGAAGAAGTGCGGTTGCGCGAAGATCAAGGCTATGCCTACGAAGCGGCCGAGGCCTCCTTCGAGCTGCTTGCCCGGCGGATGCTGGAGACGGTGCCGCGCTACTTCTCGGTAGAAAATTTCCGAGTCATGGTTGAGCGCCGTCACAACGCGGTCGGCAAGCTCGTGACGGTTTCCGAGGCCACCGTGAAGGTCTCGATTGCTGGCGAAAGCCAGCCACTGTGGTCGGTGGGCGAGGGTAATGGCCCGGTCAATGCGCTCGATACGGCATTGCGCCGCGATCTGGGCCGATACCAGAAGCACATCGAAAATGTGGAGTTGGTCGACTATAAAGTTCGCATCCTGACGCAGACGGGCGCGCACGGCACGCAGGCGGTGACCCGCGTTCTGGTGGAAAGCCACGACACGGAAACAGGCGAGCGTTGGACGACGGTCGGTGTATCGCCCAACATCATCGATGCGAGTTTCGAGGCGCTGCTGGACTCGATCAATTTCAAGCTCCTGAAGGACAAGGCCGAGGTGGTCTGA
- a CDS encoding heme-binding protein, with product MTTLRLGSALAAVAAAAMISPAFAVDEQPAATPYPLDAIPEKLPFAEPYGLPISVTTAQRLLQEAVSEATKHGWPLSIAVVDSGGTLVAFLRMDSANLASADIAIAKAVSAVKFRRPTKVFEEAIQKKSFNYLTTLPSVVASRGGIPLLDKGAVVGAIGCSGGTGSQDEAVCAAAVASLSR from the coding sequence ATGACCACCCTCCGCCTAGGCAGCGCGCTCGCGGCGGTCGCAGCGGCGGCCATGATCAGTCCGGCATTCGCAGTGGATGAGCAGCCGGCTGCAACGCCTTATCCGTTGGACGCCATTCCTGAGAAGCTGCCATTCGCAGAACCCTATGGGCTGCCGATCTCCGTCACGACTGCACAGCGCTTGCTGCAGGAAGCCGTTTCGGAGGCGACGAAACACGGTTGGCCGTTGAGTATTGCCGTTGTCGATAGCGGTGGAACGCTGGTCGCATTCCTGCGCATGGATAGCGCCAATCTGGCGTCGGCAGACATTGCCATCGCCAAGGCCGTTTCGGCTGTGAAATTCCGCAGACCCACGAAGGTTTTCGAAGAGGCCATTCAGAAAAAATCGTTCAACTACCTGACGACTTTGCCAAGTGTCGTCGCCTCGCGCGGTGGTATTCCGCTGCTGGACAAGGGCGCCGTTGTCGGAGCCATCGGATGTTCAGGTGGAACAGGCTCTCAAGACGAGGCCGTCTGCGCGGCTGCGGTGGCCAGTTTGTCTCGCTGA